Proteins from a single region of Primulina tabacum isolate GXHZ01 chromosome 5, ASM2559414v2, whole genome shotgun sequence:
- the LOC142545407 gene encoding glucan endo-1,3-beta-glucosidase 11-like — MDFRYSSSLFTLMLLISVSLFFTAAWSLGINYGQIANNLPNPKSVVPLLKSMGVTRLKLYDADPHVLKAFANTGVEFIVGLGNEYLVQMKDPKQAQAWVNNNVKCYLPATKITCIAVGNEVLTANDSTLSANLFPAMENIHNALVSVNLDKQVMVTTAHNLGILEVSYPPSSGVFRRDLIQKLSCILDFNCKLGSPFLINAYPYFAYKADSKQVPLDFVLFESGSGIVDPVSGLHYENMLYAQIDAVHSALQKIGYKNVCLQISETGWPSKGDADEPGASPENARKYNGKLLKLMSEKKGTPLNPNSDLNIYVFALFNENMKPGPTSERNFGLFKPDGTPVYDLGFNVTGLLSSNSTGSSGGSSGGTTSPGYLPAGNPPYGYLSITADDAERPPFHGALSILCLMVLTMLQYQR, encoded by the exons ATGGACTTTCGATACTCTTCCTCTCTATTTACATTAATGCTTCTCATTTCAG TGTCATTGTTCTTCACGGCGGCGTGGTCTCTGGGGATCAACTACGGCCAGATAGCCAACAATCTCCCCAACCCGAAATCGGTGGTTCCACTCCTCAAATCCATGGGCGTCACCAGGCTCAAGCTCTACGACGCCGACCCACACGTACTCAAGGCCTTCGCCAACACCGGAGTTGAGTTCATCGTTGGTCTGGGTAATGAGTACTTGGTGCAAATGAAGGACCCGAAGCAAGCCCAAGCCTGGGTCAACAACAACGTTAAATGTTACTTACCGGCCACCAAAATCACCTGCATTGCCGTCGGGAACGAAGTTCTCACAGCCAATGACAGCACTCTCTCGGCCAACCTTTTCCCCGCCATGGAAAACATTCACAATGCCCTTGTTTCCGTCAACCTCGACAAGCAAGTCATGGTGACCACCGCCCACAATTTGGGTATTTTGGAAGTTTCGTATCCTCCCTCGTCCGGCGTGTTTCGCCGAGATCTGATTCAGAAATTGTCCTGCATCCTCGACTTTAACTGCAAATTGGGCTCCCCGTTCCTAATTAACGCGTATCCATATTTCGCGTACAAGGCCGACTCCAAGCAAGTACCGTTGGACTTCGTGCTGTTCGAATCGGGCTCCGGAATTGTGGATCCTGTTTCGGGACTACATTACGAAAACATGTTGTATGCTCAGATTGACGCTGTCCATTCGGCATTGCAGAAGATTGGGTACAAAAACGTTTGCTTGCAGATCTCGGAAACTGGGTGGCCTTCGAAAGGAGACGCTGATGAGCCCGGAGCATCACCGGAGAATGCCAGAAAGTATAACGGGAAGTTGCTGAAGCTGATGTCGGAGAAGAAAGGTACGCCATTGAATCCAAATTCGGACTTGAACATCTACGTGTTTGCTTTGTTCAACGAGAACATGAAGCCCGGCCCGACCTCGGAGAGGAACTTTGGGCTATTCAAGCCAGATGGGACACCCGTATATGACCTGGGTTTTAATGTGACGGGGTTGTTGAGCAGTAATTCGACGGGCTCGAGTGGCGGAAGCTCCGGCGGTACGACGTCGCCTGGTTATTTACCGGCGGGAAACCCTCCCTACGGCTACCTCTCAATCACTGCAGATGATGCG GAGAGGCCACCATTTCATGGCGCTTTATCTATCTTGTGCCTCATGGTCTTGACCATGCTGCAATATCAACGCTGA